The genomic DNA CTCACCTCGATCGAGTATCTGGAGAACCGCTACCCCTCACCGATCACCCGTCTCCTGGCCGCGGCCCTCTCGGTCTTTCTGCTCGCCTTTTACGTTCTCGCGCAGTTCATTGCCGGCGGCAAGGGAATGGAGCTCGTGACCGGGCTGTCGTACCCCGTTTCTCTTGCCATCGCGCTGGGCATCATTCTGATCTACACGTTCCTCGGTGGCTATCTTGCCGTCGCCTATACCGATTTCTTCCAGAGCCTCATCATGCTGGTGGGTGTGGTCTGGATCCTGGCGGCATCGCTCTACCATGTGGGAGGGTTCTCCAACGCCAACCAGGCCATTGCCGCGATCGATCCCACTCTGCTCACGGTGTGGGGAAAGGGACTCGGATTCGAGGGTCAATGGGGTGTCGTTCTCGGTGCCGTCCTCGTCTTTTCGGTCGGCTATATGGGCTGGCCCCACGTCGTCACCCGTCACATGGCGATGAGCCGTCCCGGAACGGCAAGGCTTGCCGGTGCCTACGCGACGCTCTGGAATCTCCTGTTCGTCTCGTCACCCTATCTCGTCGGCGTCCTGGCTCTGATCATTCTCCCGGAGCTCGTCGACCCCGAGCTCGCCATCCTTCGCGTGGCTCAATTCGTATTGCCTCCCGCGATCACCGGTATCGTGATGGCGGCGATCATGGCCGCCATCATGTCGACGGCGGATTCGCTCCTCCTGCAGACGGGCTCCATCGCGTCGCGCGATCTCTATGAGCGCTTTCTGAACCCGAGGGCGTCGGAGCGACAGATGGTGCTCGTGTCGCGCGGACTCGTGGTCTCCATCGGTATCATCGGATATTTCGTGGCGCTGGTCGAGCCTCCCGCGGTGGCCTTCATCGTCATCTTCGCGACGTCGGTACTCGGGAGCGCGTTCGCACCCGCTTATATCTGCGCCGTTTGGTGGAAGAAGGCCAATACCCCCGGCGCGATCGCTTCCATGGTGGCGGGCGCCGCTGTGTCGATCGTCTGGGAGGTCGCGAAGCTCGCCGACTCGACGACGCTCCACCCCATGTTCGCCGGAATCCTGGCATCGAGCTTTACCATCGTCGTCGTGAGCCTGGCGACCCAGAGAATTTCGGCGGTAGCGCCCCACATTGTTGCCGCGATGGAGGAGGCCTCGCGCCTGGGACCCATCCCCCGAGAGATGCAGGGGATGGCCGACTTCGCTCTCAGACCCGAGGCAGCGGAGATTGCTTCGTTCCTCACGAAGCGGAGCCGTAGAGGGAAGTGAATGGATAGGCGAACGGTTTCGAGCCTGCGAGGGGCGATCGGACGGGACGAGATCGAGCGTCTCTCCCCCAACGCGCGGGCAGAAATCCGAGTGTACTATCCGTATCACTCGTTCGTATCTCGCTCCCGGGGCCGCCGGGTTCACTTTCTCGTCGACGCGAGGACCGGGCTCGTGGCCACCGCGGATCCCTATCAGACCGAGACTCGCGAAGTTGCGGAAGACGACGTTCTCGCCGTCGCAGTCGGCGCCGACGAGGCCCGTCAACGTGTCCGACGCCACGCCGCCCGGACCCTGTCTCGCAGTGGAAACGCGAGGATCTTCGAGAACGGCCTCGTCTACAAGCCTTTCTGGATTCTCTCACTCTCGTCGGCCCCGGGGAAGCGCCCTCGTATGCTCGTGGATGGCATCACCGGTCGCGTACATCCTCTCGGTTTCGGTGCGGAGTCCGGCCTTGCCGAAGCGGAGGACCCTGTGCCATGATTCCGATCCGAAACAGGAGGGATGAAAGTGCGTAAGCCAACACCTTGTGCCCTCGTCTTGGCGCTGCTCTGTGCTCCGGCGCTAGTCGCCCAGGAGAGTCAGGAGACCGACGAGGCTTCTTACGAGCTTCTCGACGCGATTCGCGACGGACAGCTCAGGGACGTACGCCGTCTCATTCAGGCGGGCGCCAACGTGAACTCGATCTCTGACGGGGGCATGCCGGCGGTGAGCCACGCAGCGATGCGAGGGAACACGGAAATCGTTCAGGCGCTCGTGGGTGCAGGTGCGGACCTGGAGCGCAAGGACCGGGCGGGGGCAACCGCCCTGATGTATGCGGCTCAGTTCGGACACAATGAGGTCGTCGCCGCTCTGATCCAAGCGGGCGCGGATGTCAATGCCACCGACAACATCGGGTGGACTCCATTGATCCGCTCGGCCGTAGGGAGAAATGCCGAGGCGACGCGGGCGCTTCTCGAGGCGGGCGCGAACGCAAACGCCACCGACTTCTTCGGTCGAACGGCGATGCAAGTGGCGGAAGGTAGAGACGCCGCCGAGGTGATCTCGGCTCTGAGCGGAAGCTCTTAGCTAGCTTTCGCCGCGAAGCCTTCGTCGAAGGTCGTAGTCGAGGTCCTCACTCCTCGAGGACGTATTCGAAAGTGAGCCAGGAGACGACGACGAACACCACGGCGAACACGATCAGGACCCGTATCCACGTTCCGGGGCTCGAAAGGGGCTCGGGCGTGAAGAGGAGTCGAGTCGACTCCGCGGCTCCGATTACCAGGGGAACCACGGCAGGAAACAGGAGCACTGGAAGAAGCACCTCGCGCATCGATGTGTTCGCCGCCACCGCGGACAGACTCGTGCCAACC from Vicinamibacteria bacterium includes the following:
- a CDS encoding sodium/proline symporter, which codes for MNTTVVLFLVLYYVIVLGIGFWAMRRGADEDLEGFLLGGRRVGPLVTALTLQSTSMSGYMFLGAGALGFTQGYWGLWYAAGDIGGGVLNLSVIGRRMRKLSQMMGSLTSIEYLENRYPSPITRLLAAALSVFLLAFYVLAQFIAGGKGMELVTGLSYPVSLAIALGIILIYTFLGGYLAVAYTDFFQSLIMLVGVVWILAASLYHVGGFSNANQAIAAIDPTLLTVWGKGLGFEGQWGVVLGAVLVFSVGYMGWPHVVTRHMAMSRPGTARLAGAYATLWNLLFVSSPYLVGVLALIILPELVDPELAILRVAQFVLPPAITGIVMAAIMAAIMSTADSLLLQTGSIASRDLYERFLNPRASERQMVLVSRGLVVSIGIIGYFVALVEPPAVAFIVIFATSVLGSAFAPAYICAVWWKKANTPGAIASMVAGAAVSIVWEVAKLADSTTLHPMFAGILASSFTIVVVSLATQRISAVAPHIVAAMEEASRLGPIPREMQGMADFALRPEAAEIASFLTKRSRRGK
- a CDS encoding ankyrin repeat domain-containing protein, coding for MRKPTPCALVLALLCAPALVAQESQETDEASYELLDAIRDGQLRDVRRLIQAGANVNSISDGGMPAVSHAAMRGNTEIVQALVGAGADLERKDRAGATALMYAAQFGHNEVVAALIQAGADVNATDNIGWTPLIRSAVGRNAEATRALLEAGANANATDFFGRTAMQVAEGRDAAEVISALSGSS